In one Sphingomonas sp. AP4-R1 genomic region, the following are encoded:
- a CDS encoding efflux transporter outer membrane subunit: protein MRWLAPVSMLALAACAAGPDYVPPVASASQHAPLIAAGAPVTDTETPDRWWQLYNDPVLDRLIADALAANTDLRVAVARLDKARAGLREARNDRLPQTDLSAQPQYGRFPANRRPIGADREDWNVSLGLNVAYELDLSGRVKREIEAARGDVGAAAADAQAVRIGVVAEVTRAYVEAAAAAQQQAVAEHVLELLDRSLGVTDKRFQAGRAERLDVARLASLRDQRRAEIPPLIAQRQAALYRLAMLLGRTPGELPAEASARTAPPTIAQPIPIGDGGALLARRPDVRAAERRLAADTARIGVATAELYPQITLGGSVSSNSNGFSNIFGAGPLGWLLGPLIRWNFPNQEGIRARIAGSKADAQASLATFDGTVLRAIQETDTALSNYARLIDRRRALASARDEAATAVKITRARQREGVVDFLAVLDSERTYADTETALAEADAALSLAQVDVFKALGGGWQTPDAPVTVAAK, encoded by the coding sequence ATGCGGTGGCTGGCCCCGGTTTCCATGCTGGCGCTCGCCGCCTGCGCGGCCGGGCCGGATTATGTGCCGCCCGTCGCCAGCGCGAGCCAGCACGCGCCCCTGATCGCGGCGGGGGCGCCCGTCACGGACACGGAGACGCCCGATCGCTGGTGGCAGCTCTATAATGATCCGGTGCTGGATCGCCTGATCGCGGACGCGCTGGCCGCCAACACCGATCTGCGCGTCGCCGTCGCCCGGCTGGACAAGGCGCGGGCGGGCCTGCGCGAGGCGCGCAACGATCGGCTGCCGCAGACCGATCTGTCAGCCCAACCACAATATGGCCGCTTCCCCGCCAACCGCCGCCCGATCGGTGCGGATCGCGAGGACTGGAATGTCAGCCTCGGCCTGAACGTCGCTTACGAACTCGACCTCTCCGGCCGGGTGAAGCGCGAGATCGAGGCCGCGCGTGGCGATGTCGGCGCGGCGGCGGCCGACGCGCAGGCCGTGCGCATCGGCGTGGTGGCGGAGGTGACGCGCGCCTATGTCGAGGCGGCGGCGGCCGCGCAGCAGCAGGCGGTGGCGGAACATGTGCTGGAGCTGCTCGATCGCTCGCTCGGCGTGACCGACAAGCGTTTCCAGGCGGGCCGGGCCGAGCGGCTCGATGTCGCGCGGCTCGCCTCGTTGCGCGACCAGCGCCGCGCGGAGATCCCGCCGCTGATCGCACAGCGGCAGGCCGCGCTCTATCGGCTGGCGATGCTGCTCGGCCGCACGCCGGGCGAGCTTCCCGCCGAGGCCTCCGCGCGCACCGCTCCTCCCACGATCGCCCAGCCCATCCCGATCGGCGATGGCGGCGCCCTGCTCGCCCGCCGGCCGGACGTGCGCGCGGCCGAACGGCGACTGGCGGCGGACACCGCGCGGATCGGCGTGGCGACGGCCGAACTCTATCCGCAGATCACGCTCGGCGGATCGGTCAGCTCGAACAGCAACGGCTTCTCGAACATCTTCGGCGCCGGGCCACTCGGCTGGCTGCTGGGGCCGCTGATCCGCTGGAACTTCCCCAATCAGGAGGGCATCCGCGCGCGCATCGCAGGATCCAAGGCGGACGCGCAGGCGTCGCTCGCCACGTTCGACGGCACGGTGCTGCGCGCGATCCAGGAGACGGACACGGCGCTTTCCAATTATGCGCGGCTGATCGATCGCCGCCGCGCGCTCGCCAGCGCGCGGGACGAGGCGGCGACGGCGGTGAAGATCACGCGCGCCCGCCAGCGTGAAGGCGTGGTCGATTTCCTCGCCGTGCTGGACAGCGAGCGGACCTATGCCGACACCGAAACCGCGCTGGCAGAGGCGGACGCGGCGCTGTCGCTGGCGCAGGTGGACGTGTTCAAGGCGCTCGGCGGCGGCTGGCAGACGCCCGACGCCCCGGTGACCGTAGCGGCGAAATAG
- a CDS encoding efflux RND transporter permease subunit — MRFSRFFITRPIFAAVIAVLITIVGAIAYFALPISQYPDIVPPTVTVTASYPGASAETVAETVATPIEQEINGVDNMLYQTSQSTADGKLTITVTFKIGTDLDAAQVLVQNRVAIAVPRLPEDVQRLGVVTKKTSPDFLMVVNLVSPDDSLDRGYISNYALSRVRDRLARIDGVGDVQLFGSRDYSMRVWIDPGRAAALDLTAGEIVAALRAQNVQVASGTLGSPPYDQKNAFQLNVETQGRLTDPKQFADVVIRTDPDGRQVRVSDVARVELGAQDYGSNTYLSGKPTVIVAVFQRPGSNALAAAQGVSAEMKAMSAKFPKGLAYSVIYNPTEFIAESIDAVKHTLIEAMVLVVLVILVFLQKWRAAIIPIVAIPVSLIGTFTMLAAVGYSLNNLSLFGLVLAIGIVVDDAIVVVENVERNLERGLSPLEAARTSMDEVSAALVAIVLVLCAVFIPTLFLSGLSGAFYRQFAVTISTATIISLVLSLTLSPALAAILLRKHEQHDDAPRWQRLLQSAGDRFNHGFERLSESYGRLTLAFVTRPKRVMTAYAGLIAATVAIFYATPVGFIPAQDQGYFLTVIQLPPGSSIERTDAVMQKVAKRILPLKGVKGSVMLAGFDGPSQTLAPNSAAAYVPLLSFEERKKLGVTIGSIMAEAAKATADINEARLLIVPPPLIQGIGSAGGYRMMVQDQGSHGYADLGKTSFGLIGQANQTKGLQQIYTFYDPTVPRIFADIDRAKADLLGVPPERVFEALQVYLGSSFVNDFNLLGRTYHVTAQADARFRNTTADIANLKTRSDLGGMVPIGSIATFTDKAGPYRVTRYNLFPAVEVDGDTAPGYSSGQSLDTMDRLADSQLGTGYAHEWTGIAFQQKLAGSSSAIVFGMAVVFVFLVLAAQYESLTLPLSIILIVPMCLLAAMAGVNLRGMDNNVLTQIGLVVLIALAAKNAILVVEFAKQAEELDGLSPVEAAVRAARDRLRPILMTSFAFILGAVPLVIAKGAGSELRQALGTAVFFGMLGVTGFGLLFTPTFYVVCRALAQRFAKPKPEAPLALQPAE, encoded by the coding sequence ATGCGCTTCTCGCGCTTCTTCATCACGCGGCCGATCTTCGCCGCCGTGATCGCCGTCCTCATCACCATCGTCGGCGCGATCGCCTATTTCGCGCTGCCCATCTCGCAATATCCGGACATCGTACCGCCCACCGTGACGGTCACGGCCTCCTATCCCGGCGCGTCCGCCGAAACCGTCGCGGAGACGGTGGCGACGCCGATCGAGCAGGAAATCAACGGCGTCGACAACATGCTGTACCAGACGTCGCAATCGACGGCGGACGGCAAGCTCACGATCACCGTTACCTTCAAGATCGGCACGGATCTGGATGCGGCGCAGGTGCTCGTCCAGAATCGCGTGGCCATCGCCGTGCCGCGCCTGCCGGAAGACGTGCAGCGGCTGGGCGTCGTCACCAAGAAGACCTCGCCGGACTTCCTGATGGTGGTGAACCTCGTCTCCCCGGACGACAGCCTCGATCGCGGCTACATCTCCAATTACGCGCTCAGCCGCGTGCGCGATCGCCTTGCACGCATCGACGGCGTGGGCGACGTGCAGTTGTTCGGCAGCCGCGATTATTCGATGCGCGTCTGGATCGATCCGGGCCGCGCCGCCGCGCTGGATCTGACGGCGGGCGAGATTGTCGCGGCATTGCGTGCGCAGAACGTGCAGGTCGCCTCGGGCACGCTCGGCTCGCCGCCGTATGACCAGAAGAATGCGTTCCAGCTCAACGTGGAAACGCAGGGACGCCTCACCGATCCCAAGCAGTTCGCCGATGTCGTGATCCGCACCGATCCGGACGGGCGCCAGGTGCGCGTGTCCGATGTGGCCCGCGTCGAGCTGGGCGCGCAGGATTATGGCAGCAACACCTATCTCTCGGGCAAGCCGACCGTGATCGTCGCCGTGTTCCAGCGGCCGGGATCGAACGCGCTGGCGGCCGCCCAGGGCGTGTCGGCCGAGATGAAGGCGATGTCCGCCAAGTTCCCGAAGGGGCTGGCCTACAGCGTCATCTACAATCCGACCGAATTCATCGCGGAATCGATCGATGCGGTGAAGCATACCCTGATCGAGGCGATGGTGCTCGTCGTGCTCGTCATCCTGGTGTTCCTCCAGAAATGGCGCGCGGCGATCATCCCGATCGTGGCGATCCCGGTGTCGCTGATCGGCACGTTCACGATGCTGGCGGCGGTGGGCTATTCGCTCAACAACCTCTCGCTGTTCGGCCTTGTGCTGGCGATCGGCATCGTCGTCGACGACGCGATCGTCGTGGTCGAGAATGTGGAGCGCAATCTGGAGCGGGGCCTGTCTCCGCTGGAGGCGGCGCGCACCTCGATGGACGAGGTGTCGGCGGCTCTGGTCGCGATCGTGCTGGTGCTGTGCGCGGTGTTCATCCCGACTTTGTTCCTCAGCGGCCTTTCGGGCGCCTTCTATCGCCAGTTCGCGGTGACGATCTCGACCGCCACGATCATCTCGCTGGTCCTGTCGCTCACCCTCTCCCCCGCGCTCGCGGCGATCCTGCTCCGCAAGCATGAGCAGCATGACGACGCCCCGCGCTGGCAGCGCCTGCTGCAGTCCGCCGGGGACCGCTTCAACCACGGGTTCGAGCGGCTGAGCGAAAGCTATGGCCGGCTGACCTTGGCCTTCGTCACCCGCCCGAAGCGCGTGATGACGGCCTATGCGGGGCTTATCGCCGCCACGGTCGCCATCTTCTACGCGACGCCCGTGGGCTTCATCCCCGCGCAGGATCAGGGGTACTTCCTCACCGTCATCCAGCTGCCGCCCGGCTCCTCGATCGAGCGGACCGATGCGGTGATGCAGAAGGTGGCCAAGCGCATCCTGCCGCTGAAGGGCGTGAAGGGTTCGGTGATGCTGGCGGGCTTTGACGGCCCCTCGCAGACGCTCGCGCCGAACAGCGCGGCCGCCTACGTGCCGCTCCTCTCGTTCGAAGAGCGCAAGAAGCTGGGCGTCACGATCGGCAGCATCATGGCCGAGGCCGCCAAGGCGACCGCCGACATCAACGAAGCGCGCCTGCTGATCGTGCCGCCGCCGCTCATCCAGGGCATCGGCTCGGCCGGCGGCTATCGGATGATGGTGCAGGATCAGGGCAGCCACGGTTATGCCGATCTCGGCAAGACCAGCTTCGGCCTGATCGGCCAGGCCAACCAGACCAAGGGCCTGCAGCAGATCTACACCTTCTACGATCCCACCGTGCCGCGCATCTTCGCGGATATCGATCGGGCCAAGGCCGATCTGCTGGGCGTGCCGCCGGAGCGCGTGTTCGAAGCGCTGCAGGTGTATCTCGGCTCGTCCTTCGTGAACGACTTCAACCTGCTCGGCCGCACCTATCATGTGACCGCGCAAGCCGATGCCCGCTTCCGCAACACGACGGCGGATATCGCGAACCTGAAGACGCGCTCCGATCTGGGCGGCATGGTGCCGATCGGCTCGATCGCGACCTTCACGGACAAGGCCGGCCCTTACCGTGTGACGCGCTACAATCTTTTCCCGGCGGTGGAAGTGGATGGCGATACGGCGCCGGGTTATTCGTCCGGCCAGTCGCTCGATACGATGGACAGACTGGCGGATAGCCAACTGGGCACGGGCTATGCCCATGAATGGACCGGCATCGCCTTTCAGCAGAAGCTGGCGGGCAGCAGCTCGGCGATCGTGTTCGGCATGGCGGTGGTGTTCGTCTTCCTCGTGCTGGCCGCCCAGTATGAGAGCCTGACCTTGCCGCTCTCGATCATCCTGATCGTGCCCATGTGTCTGCTGGCGGCGATGGCGGGCGTGAACCTGCGCGGCATGGACAACAATGTCCTCACGCAGATCGGCCTCGTCGTGCTGATCGCGCTGGCCGCGAAGAATGCGATCCTCGTGGTCGAATTCGCCAAGCAGGCGGAGGAACTGGACGGCCTTTCCCCGGTGGAAGCGGCGGTGCGCGCGGCGCGCGATCGCCTCCGCCCGATCCTGATGACGAGCTTCGCCTTCATCCTCGGCGCGGTGCCGCTGGTGATCGCCAAGGGCGCCGGATCGGAACTGCGGCAGGCTCTGGGCACGGCGGTGTTCTTCGGGATGCTCGGCGTCACCGGCTTCGGCCTGCTCTTCACCCCCACTTTCTACGTCGTCTGCCGCGCGCTGGCCCAGCGCTTCGCCAAGCCGAAGCCCGAAGCCCCGCTCGCCCTGCAGCCGGCCGAATAG